A genomic region of Canis aureus isolate CA01 chromosome 16, VMU_Caureus_v.1.0, whole genome shotgun sequence contains the following coding sequences:
- the DHX58 gene encoding ATP-dependent RNA helicase DHX58, whose product MELRPYQWEVIMPALEGKNIIVWLPTGAGKTRAAAYVAKRHLETVDQAKVVVLVNRVHLVTQHCEEFSRMLGKRWAIITLSGDMGPRAGFGHLARSHDLIICTAELLQMALTSPEEEEHVELNAFSLLVVDECHHTHKDTVYNLILSRYLEHKLQRTRPLPQVLGLTASPGTGGASTLDGAIDHILQLCANLDTWHIMSPENHRPQLQEHSAQPCKQYSLCHRRSQDPFGDMLKKLMDRIHNRLEMPALNRDFGTQTYEQQVVELSQDAAQAGLQQRRVYALHLRRYNDALLIHDTVRAVDALKSLGDFYDRERATKTQVLQAERWLLALFDDYKNELAHLATQTPENPKLEMLEQILREQFGHSDSPRGIIFTQTRQSTHSLLLWLQQQPGLQTVDIRADLLIGAGNSSQNTHMTQRDQQEVIRKFRVGTLNLLVATSVAEEGLDIPQCNVVVRYGLLSNEISMVQARGRARAGRSIYSFVATQGSRELRRELINEVLETLMERAVAAVQKMDQAEYQAKIRDLQQAALVKRAVQAAQRDNQRQQFLAEQVQLLCVNCMVAVGHGSDLRKVEGAHHVNVNPNFSIYYNVSRGPVVIDRTFKDWRPGGTIHCRNCGEAWGLQMIYKSVKLPALKVRSMLLETPRGRVQAKKWSRVPFPVPDFDYLQHCAQNLADLSLD is encoded by the exons ATGGAGCTGCGACCCTACCAGTGGGAGGTGATCATGCCTGCCCTGGAGGGCAAGAATATCATCGTGTGGCTGCCCACTGGAGCTGGGAAAACCCGGGCTGCTGCTTATGTGGCCAAGAGGCATCTAGAGACTGTGGACCAAGCCAAGGTGGTTGTACTGGTCAACAGG GTGCACCTGGTGACCCAGCATTGTGAGGAGTTCAGCCGCATGCTGGGCAAACGCTGGGCCATTATAACCCTGAGCGGGGACATGGGGCCACGAGCTGGCTTTGGCCACCTGGCCAGGAGCCATGACCTGATCATCTGCACAGCTGAGCTGCTACAGATGGCGCTGACCAGcccggaggaggaggagcacGTGGAGCTCAATG CCTTCTCCCTGCTCGTGGTGGATGAGTGTCACCACACGCACAAAGACACTGTCTACAACCTCATCCTGAGCCGGTACCTAGAGCATAAACTCCAGAGGACACGGCCGCTGCCCCAGGTGCTGGGTCTCACAGCCTCCCCGGGCACTGGCGGGGCCTCCACGCTCGATGGAGCAATTGACCACATCCTACAG CTCTGTGCCAACCTGGACACGTGGCACATCATGTCACCGGAGAACCATCGCCCCCAGCTGCAGGAACACAGTGCTCAGCCATGCAAACAGTACAGTCTCTGCCATAGGCGCAGCCAG GACCCATTTGGGGACATGCTGAAGAAGCTCATGGACCGAATCCACAACCGCCTGGAGATGCCCGCGTTAAACCGCGACTTTGGGACACAGACTTATGAGCAGCAGGTGGTGGAGCTGAGCCAGGATG CGGCCCAGGCCGGACTCCAGCAGCGCCGGGTATACGCTCTTCACCTGCGGCGCTACAATGATGCGCTGCTCATCCACGACACGGTCCGCGCTGTGGACGCCCTGAAGTCGCTGGGAGATTTCTACGACAGGGAGCGCGCCACGAAGACCCAGGTCCTGCAGGCTGAGCGCTGGCTGCTGGCACTGTTCGATG ATTACAAGAATGAGCTGGCCCACCTGGCAACACAGACCCCAGAGAACCCAAAACTGGAGATGCTAGAACAGATCCTGCGGGAGCAGTTTGGGCATTCCGACAGCCCCAGGGGCATCATCTTCACCCAGACCCGCCAGAGCACTCACTCCCTCCTACTCTGGCTCCAGCAGCAGCCAGGCCTGCAGACAGTGGACATTAGGGCTGACCTGCTGATTGGGGCTGGAAATAGTAGCCAAAACACCCATATGACCCAG AGAGACCAGCAAGAAGTGATCCGAAAGTTCCGGGTTGGCACTCTGAACCTCCTGGTGGCCACAAGTGTGGCAGAAGAGGGGCTGGACATCCCCCAGTGCAATGTGGTGGTACGTTACGGGCTCCTGTCCAACGAGATCTCCATGGTCCAG GCAAGGGGCCGGGCCCGGGCTGGTCGGAGCATATACTCATTTGTGGCAACCCAAGGCAGTCGGGAGCTACGACGGGAGCTGATAAACGAGGTGCTGGAGACTTTGATGGAGCGGGCCGTGGCTGCTGTGCAGAAGATGGACCAGGCTGAGTACCAGGCCAAG ATCCGAGATCTGCAGCAGGCAGCCCTGGTCAAGAGGGCAGTCCAGGCAGCCCAGCGGGACAACCAGCGGCAGCAGTTCCTGGCCGAGCAGGTGCAGCTCCTCTGTGTCAACTGCATGGTGGCTGTGGGCCACGGGAGTGACCTGCGGAAGGTGGAGGGCGCTCACCACGTCAATGTGAACCCCAACTTCTC GATCTACTACAATGTCTCCCGGGGGCCGGTGGTCATTGACAGAACCTTCAAGGACTGGAGGCCTGGGGGTACCATTCACTGCAGGAACTGTGGGGAG GCCTGGGGCCTGCAGATGATCTACAAGTCAGTGAAGCTGCCGGCACTCAAAGTCCGCAGCATGCTTCTAGAGACACCCCGAGGGAGAGTCCAGGCCAAGAAGTGGTCCCGTGTGCCCTTCCCCGTGCCTGACTTCGACTACCTGCAGCACTGTGCCCAGAACCTGGCGGACCTCTCCCTGGACTGA